One Thalassotalea atypica DNA window includes the following coding sequences:
- a CDS encoding Bax inhibitor-1/YccA family protein, translating into MQTNMNLGAASQSSAIEINKVLRNTYMLLGMTLAFSAVTAGISMAMNLSHMAALVMMLVSFGLLFVVNKQADKASGLFWIFAFTGLMGASLGPLLNMYAAMPSGPSLIMQALGGTALIFFSLSAYALTSKKDFSFMGGFLMVGLIVVLVAGIANIFLQMPALYLAGRAAIVLLMSGLILFDTSRIIHGGERNYIRATVSLYLNVYNLFVSLLQLLGVFGSDD; encoded by the coding sequence ATGCAAACAAATATGAATCTTGGTGCAGCTAGTCAAAGCTCAGCAATCGAAATCAACAAGGTGCTTAGAAACACCTACATGTTACTTGGTATGACATTAGCATTTAGTGCTGTGACTGCTGGTATTTCGATGGCGATGAATTTATCGCACATGGCAGCGTTGGTAATGATGTTAGTGTCATTTGGTTTATTATTCGTGGTAAACAAACAGGCTGATAAAGCAAGTGGCCTATTTTGGATTTTTGCATTCACTGGTTTAATGGGAGCTTCATTAGGTCCATTACTTAATATGTATGCTGCAATGCCAAGTGGACCATCACTTATCATGCAAGCATTAGGCGGCACAGCGTTAATTTTCTTCTCGCTTTCTGCATATGCGTTAACAAGTAAAAAAGATTTCTCTTTCATGGGTGGCTTTTTAATGGTTGGCTTGATTGTAGTATTGGTTGCCGGTATTGCTAACATCTTCTTGCAAATGCCTGCGCTATACTTAGCTGGCCGCGCTGCAATCGTTTTATTGATGTCAGGCTTAATTCTGTTTGATACTAGCCGTATTATTCACGGTGGCGAACGTAACTACATCCGTGCAACGGTTTCACTATACTTAAATGTATACAACTTATTCGTTAGCTTACTGCAACTACTTGGTGTATTTGGTAGCGACGATTAA
- a CDS encoding DNA-3-methyladenine glycosylase I gives MSDKNIKNDTPCRCPWLDTSKPDYVEYHDKEWGVPVHDDQTLFEFLTLESAQAGLSWYTILKRREGYRNAFAQFDINKVAAFSDSDIEALVQDTGIIRHRGKIEAAVNNAKQFIKIQQEFGSFSKYQWGFVNHQTIVNDINELADYPATTPESDAFSKDLKKRGFKFVGSTTIYAHMQACGMVNDHSQDCFRRTQVVQE, from the coding sequence ATGTCTGACAAAAACATTAAGAATGACACCCCGTGTCGATGCCCTTGGCTGGATACGTCAAAGCCCGATTACGTTGAATATCATGACAAAGAATGGGGAGTGCCTGTGCATGATGATCAAACCTTGTTTGAATTCCTGACGCTTGAGTCAGCGCAAGCGGGGTTAAGTTGGTATACCATTTTAAAACGAAGAGAAGGATACCGTAATGCGTTTGCACAGTTTGATATAAACAAAGTTGCGGCGTTTTCTGATAGTGATATAGAGGCTTTAGTGCAAGACACGGGCATCATTCGTCATCGAGGAAAAATTGAAGCTGCGGTGAATAACGCAAAACAATTTATTAAGATACAACAAGAGTTTGGCAGTTTCTCTAAATACCAATGGGGTTTTGTTAATCACCAAACCATTGTTAATGATATTAATGAGCTGGCTGACTACCCTGCTACAACACCAGAGTCTGACGCTTTTAGTAAAGATTTGAAAAAACGCGGTTTTAAATTTGTTGGTTCCACCACCATTTATGCGCACATGCAAGCATGCGGCATGGTCAATGACCATTCACAGGATTGTTTTCGACGAACACAGGTGGTACAAGAGTAA
- the fghA gene encoding S-formylglutathione hydrolase yields the protein MTIDFLLENISVNKSFGGWHKQYSHQSKTLNCTMRFAIYLPPQVTSGDKVPVLYWLSGLTCSDENFMQKAAAQRVAAELGIAIVAPDTSPRGEDVADDEGYDLGQGAGFYVNATQAPWNRHYHMYDYVVNELPQIIEETFPVSDKRAISGHSMGGHGALTIAMQNPERYCSMSAFSPICNPMNAPWGQKAFFTYLGKDKANWHHHDASELMRRATQFIPAKVDQGGNDDFLTEQLKPESLIAAASISNYPLDLRVHDGYDHSYYFISSFIEEHLRFHSEHLKK from the coding sequence ATGACAATTGACTTTCTATTAGAAAATATAAGTGTGAACAAAAGTTTTGGTGGCTGGCACAAGCAATATAGCCATCAATCAAAAACGTTAAATTGTACAATGCGATTTGCGATTTATTTACCGCCACAGGTAACTAGCGGAGACAAGGTTCCTGTGTTGTATTGGCTTTCTGGCCTCACCTGCAGCGATGAAAATTTCATGCAAAAAGCAGCGGCACAACGCGTTGCTGCCGAGCTTGGTATTGCTATTGTAGCACCTGATACCAGTCCTCGTGGTGAAGACGTGGCAGATGATGAAGGTTACGATTTAGGACAAGGCGCGGGGTTTTATGTTAATGCAACTCAGGCACCATGGAATCGTCATTATCATATGTACGATTATGTGGTTAATGAATTGCCTCAAATAATCGAAGAGACGTTTCCTGTTTCAGATAAGCGTGCCATTAGCGGACATTCAATGGGCGGTCATGGCGCATTGACCATTGCAATGCAAAACCCTGAACGCTATTGCTCAATGTCAGCGTTTAGTCCGATTTGCAATCCTATGAATGCTCCATGGGGGCAAAAAGCTTTTTTCACTTACCTAGGTAAAGACAAAGCCAACTGGCACCACCATGACGCAAGTGAATTGATGCGACGAGCCACACAGTTTATTCCGGCTAAAGTTGACCAAGGAGGAAATGACGACTTTCTAACTGAACAGCTAAAACCTGAATCGCTAATAGCCGCAGCAAGTATTAGTAATTATCCGCTAGATCTACGCGTACATGATGGTTATGACCACAGCTATTATTTCATCTCGTCATTTATTGAAGAGCACCTGCGATTTCACTCTGAACACCTAAAAAAATAG
- a CDS encoding S-(hydroxymethyl)glutathione dehydrogenase/class III alcohol dehydrogenase, protein MTDKFIKSKAAIAWGPKQALSIEEVDVMLPRKGEVLIKVIASGVCHTDAFTLSGEDPEGIFPVILGHEGGGIVEQVGEGVTSVQVGDHVIPLYTPECGECKFCLSGKTNLCQKIRETQGKGLMPDGTTRFYKDGQPIFHYMGCSTFSEYTVLPEISLAKVNKEAPLEEVCLLGCGVTTGMGAVMNTAKVEEGATVAIFGLGGIGLSAVIGATMAKASRIIAIDINESKFELAKKLGATDFINPKDYDKPIQDVIVELTDGGVDYSFECIGNVNLMRSALECCHKGWGESVIIGVAGAGQEISTRPFQLVTGRVWRGSAFGGVKGRTELPDYVERYLAGEFKLSDFITHTMALEDINESFELMHKGESIRTVIHFDK, encoded by the coding sequence ATGACTGACAAATTTATTAAATCAAAAGCCGCCATTGCGTGGGGGCCTAAACAAGCTTTATCTATTGAAGAAGTTGATGTAATGCTTCCTCGAAAAGGCGAAGTGTTAATTAAGGTTATTGCTTCTGGCGTGTGCCATACCGATGCCTTTACATTATCAGGAGAAGATCCGGAAGGTATTTTTCCTGTGATTTTAGGTCATGAAGGTGGCGGTATTGTAGAACAAGTTGGTGAAGGCGTAACTAGTGTGCAAGTTGGTGACCATGTTATCCCGTTATATACACCAGAATGTGGTGAATGTAAGTTCTGTTTATCTGGTAAAACGAATCTTTGTCAGAAAATCCGTGAAACACAAGGTAAAGGTTTAATGCCTGATGGAACGACACGTTTTTACAAAGATGGTCAGCCCATTTTCCATTATATGGGGTGTTCAACTTTCTCAGAATATACCGTACTACCTGAAATTTCGTTAGCGAAAGTAAATAAAGAAGCACCATTAGAAGAAGTTTGTCTACTTGGTTGCGGTGTCACCACAGGTATGGGTGCAGTTATGAATACTGCAAAAGTTGAAGAAGGCGCAACAGTAGCCATTTTTGGCTTAGGCGGGATTGGTCTTTCAGCCGTTATCGGCGCAACCATGGCTAAAGCCTCACGCATCATTGCTATTGATATTAACGAAAGTAAATTTGAGTTGGCAAAAAAATTAGGCGCTACTGACTTTATTAACCCTAAAGATTACGACAAACCGATTCAAGATGTCATTGTAGAGTTAACCGATGGTGGTGTTGACTATTCTTTTGAATGTATTGGTAACGTGAACTTGATGCGATCTGCGCTAGAATGTTGCCATAAAGGTTGGGGAGAATCAGTAATTATTGGCGTTGCTGGAGCTGGACAAGAAATATCAACACGTCCATTCCAGTTGGTGACAGGTCGAGTATGGCGTGGTTCCGCATTTGGTGGTGTTAAAGGTCGTACTGAGTTGCCAGATTATGTAGAGCGTTACTTAGCTGGCGAATTCAAATTAAGTGACTTTATCACGCATACAATGGCGCTGGAAGATATCAATGAATCATTTGAATTGATGCACAAAGGCGAAAGTATACGCACTGTCATTCATTTTGATAAGTAA
- a CDS encoding DMT family transporter, with translation MSWLFLFFGVVAETMSHVALKETEGFTRPVPSAMVLLGHLAAFMFLAQAMKDMPVGIVHALWAGLAIVSVTLLSTIVYRQHLDFTTWTGMAFVAVGVVLINLSQGHAH, from the coding sequence ATGAGTTGGTTATTTCTTTTCTTTGGTGTGGTCGCTGAAACCATGTCTCACGTTGCCTTAAAGGAAACTGAAGGGTTTACTCGCCCCGTACCTAGCGCCATGGTGCTATTAGGACACTTAGCCGCTTTCATGTTTTTAGCGCAAGCAATGAAAGACATGCCTGTTGGCATTGTCCACGCATTATGGGCGGGATTAGCCATTGTCAGTGTAACTCTCCTATCAACCATTGTTTATCGCCAACACCTTGATTTTACAACATGGACAGGTATGGCATTTGTTGCTGTTGGTGTGGTGTTAATTAATTTATCTCAAGGACATGCACATTAG
- a CDS encoding LysR substrate-binding domain-containing protein, which translates to MQWEGISEFVYVAEKESFTQASKKMAISTAQVSRQISALEQRLNIKLFYRTTRKVSLTEEGRIFYHHCRSVLDGLEAAERAITNLQSKPQGKIKLSVPVTYGEQQILPLINDFMQQYSDVEVNANLSNRQIDLVEEGYDLAIRLGTLNDSTMMAKKLSKRTNYVCASPAYLDKYGIPHSLSELNDHSCLLGTLDYWRFKAAGVDKNIRVTGRLRYNSGFGLVDAALKGLGIVQLPDYYVQNHIQSGELKTLLDKYQMPEEGIWAVYPQNRHLSPKIRLLVDYLFEQLS; encoded by the coding sequence ATGCAGTGGGAAGGTATTAGTGAGTTTGTTTACGTAGCAGAAAAGGAAAGCTTTACTCAAGCTTCAAAAAAGATGGCGATATCCACTGCACAGGTTAGCCGCCAGATAAGTGCGTTAGAACAGCGACTGAATATAAAACTATTTTATCGGACTACGCGTAAAGTCTCGCTCACTGAAGAGGGGCGTATATTTTACCATCACTGTCGAAGTGTTCTCGATGGACTAGAAGCAGCTGAGCGAGCAATAACGAATCTACAATCAAAACCTCAGGGCAAAATTAAGTTATCAGTTCCTGTGACCTATGGTGAACAACAAATCCTTCCGTTAATCAATGATTTTATGCAGCAATACAGTGATGTAGAGGTGAATGCAAACCTGAGCAACAGACAGATTGATCTCGTTGAAGAAGGTTATGATTTGGCGATCCGCCTTGGTACGTTAAATGATTCTACGATGATGGCAAAAAAACTAAGTAAAAGGACAAACTATGTTTGTGCTTCGCCAGCTTATCTTGATAAATACGGCATACCTCATTCCTTATCAGAGCTAAATGATCACAGCTGCCTTTTAGGTACTTTAGATTACTGGCGCTTTAAAGCGGCAGGAGTAGACAAAAATATACGGGTAACCGGGAGGCTTCGTTATAACAGTGGTTTTGGGCTAGTTGATGCTGCGCTGAAGGGGTTGGGTATCGTACAACTACCGGATTATTATGTTCAGAATCATATTCAAAGTGGTGAGTTAAAGACCTTGCTAGACAAATATCAAATGCCAGAAGAAGGTATTTGGGCGGTCTATCCTCAAAATCGTCATTTATCACCGAAAATAAGGCTGTTGGTGGATTATTTATTTGAGCAATTATCTTAG
- a CDS encoding TetR/AcrR family transcriptional regulator, with protein MLQFIIIKVGRRLQVGVILRKLISENKIIDPGSPRGKLLASAAKLFKKNGYNKTTVRDLAAEVGILSGSIFHHFKNKEEILFAVMSEVVVAMDAALKSEIEEAGTTLDKLRSLIYIELQFIHGKTSNATAVLIHEWRALKPEQQQQILSSQENYFSLWEEVLEQAKSEGILEVEPAYLRHMLHGALIWTSHWYQADGELSIDDLTERFLTLAIKSDVDR; from the coding sequence ATGCTTCAATTTATCATCATAAAAGTTGGGCGTAGGTTGCAAGTCGGCGTAATTTTAAGAAAATTGATATCGGAAAATAAAATCATTGACCCTGGTAGTCCAAGAGGCAAGTTACTAGCATCAGCTGCAAAGTTATTCAAAAAAAACGGTTATAACAAAACAACCGTGCGAGACTTGGCTGCAGAGGTTGGCATACTTTCAGGCAGTATCTTTCATCACTTTAAAAATAAAGAGGAAATTTTATTTGCGGTGATGAGTGAGGTGGTTGTGGCCATGGATGCTGCACTCAAATCTGAAATTGAAGAAGCAGGCACTACATTAGATAAGCTGCGTAGTTTAATTTATATTGAATTACAGTTTATACACGGCAAAACATCCAATGCTACCGCTGTATTAATCCATGAATGGCGTGCGCTTAAACCTGAGCAACAGCAGCAAATACTCTCTTCGCAAGAAAATTACTTTAGCTTATGGGAAGAGGTATTGGAGCAGGCAAAGTCAGAGGGGATTTTGGAGGTTGAACCCGCCTATCTTAGGCATATGCTTCATGGCGCGTTGATATGGACTTCTCACTGGTATCAAGCTGATGGCGAACTTTCTATTGATGACCTAACGGAACGATTTTTGACATTAGCTATAAAGAGTGATGTTGATCGCTAA
- a CDS encoding AraC family transcriptional regulator yields the protein MNNKLRSKEQLFITNKFVRDFSLIGESIGLDRIEFAKRVGLSLAEIDEPQGIVSKNYLLNSYETLLEYSNDEFLGAGITKIPRGTVALMVKSSCLDLNLEQALKSIAQVLEISQGTVGLQTVIEGSLVRIQFLPGVKDPRFYNLICSLFIYVCADVLSVLIKKEIPLVYAYFSCADAVNISDYQYMFDCPITFNQPQCEIAFDISLLKQPIRCNYHQVEQYLKVPLSLLKYKHETLDVIRQIKDILANTPNAQFPTQQELAMQLGMSVRTLQRKLNNENQSYMTIKDTVRQRKATFYLEHTEKSINEVAEKCGFSEIASFTRAFTRWTGMTPSKYAKPS from the coding sequence ATGAATAATAAATTGCGTAGCAAAGAGCAGTTATTTATTACGAATAAATTTGTGCGTGATTTTAGCCTTATAGGCGAATCTATTGGGTTAGACAGAATAGAGTTTGCTAAAAGAGTGGGCCTTTCTTTAGCTGAAATAGACGAGCCTCAGGGCATTGTTTCTAAGAACTACTTACTTAATAGCTACGAAACATTACTCGAATATTCGAATGATGAGTTTTTGGGTGCGGGTATCACAAAAATCCCCAGAGGAACAGTCGCACTGATGGTCAAATCTTCATGTCTAGATTTGAACTTAGAACAAGCATTAAAATCAATAGCGCAAGTGTTGGAAATATCCCAAGGAACCGTTGGGTTGCAAACGGTAATTGAAGGTTCATTAGTCCGAATTCAATTTCTACCCGGCGTTAAAGATCCCCGTTTTTATAATTTGATTTGTAGTTTATTTATTTATGTTTGCGCTGACGTGTTGTCTGTATTGATCAAAAAAGAAATCCCGTTAGTTTATGCCTATTTTTCATGCGCTGATGCGGTCAATATTAGTGACTACCAATATATGTTTGACTGCCCTATTACCTTCAATCAACCGCAATGTGAAATTGCCTTTGACATAAGTTTGCTTAAACAACCCATTCGCTGCAATTATCATCAAGTTGAACAATACTTAAAAGTGCCCCTGTCTCTTTTAAAATATAAACATGAAACGTTAGATGTTATTCGTCAGATAAAAGATATTTTAGCCAATACTCCCAATGCTCAATTCCCGACACAGCAGGAGCTTGCTATGCAACTGGGAATGTCAGTAAGAACACTGCAACGAAAGCTTAACAACGAAAATCAAAGCTATATGACTATAAAAGACACCGTTCGCCAGCGCAAAGCTACGTTTTATCTTGAACATACCGAGAAAAGCATTAATGAAGTGGCAGAAAAGTGTGGTTTTAGTGAAATAGCGTCGTTTACTCGCGCTTTTACACGCTGGACGGGCATGACACCGTCCAAGTACGCTAAGCCAAGCTAG
- a CDS encoding SDR family NAD(P)-dependent oxidoreductase, with the protein MRKLHDKVALITGSGRGIGKALALKLASEGAKVVINDLDSVPAEEAVAEIIAAGGQAIAYVGSVTEQYFAEEFIVAAEKSFGTPDILVNNAGYTWDAMLHKATDKQFDAMYDIHVKAPFQLNRAFTQAVTPVAKLEADTGKEVFRKIINISSVAGEYGNVGQVNYSSMKSALGGMTKTLSKELGRHKINVNCVAFGVIETRLTQATDEKKTIVVDGNEVGIGIPEKVSAGFSKMVPLGRSGTAREAADAIYLFCTPESNYISGQTVIVGGGLRM; encoded by the coding sequence ATGAGAAAATTACATGACAAAGTGGCGTTAATTACTGGCTCTGGCCGCGGCATTGGTAAAGCACTAGCGTTAAAGCTTGCCAGTGAAGGGGCAAAAGTTGTTATTAATGATTTAGACAGCGTTCCAGCAGAAGAAGCCGTAGCAGAAATTATTGCTGCTGGTGGCCAAGCCATTGCTTATGTTGGCAGTGTGACGGAGCAATACTTTGCTGAGGAGTTCATTGTCGCGGCTGAAAAATCGTTTGGTACGCCTGATATTTTGGTTAATAACGCAGGTTATACCTGGGATGCCATGCTTCACAAAGCAACAGATAAACAATTTGATGCCATGTATGACATTCATGTAAAGGCACCCTTTCAGCTTAACCGCGCATTCACACAAGCCGTGACTCCTGTTGCAAAATTAGAAGCAGACACTGGAAAGGAAGTTTTCCGAAAAATCATCAACATTTCTTCTGTTGCTGGCGAGTACGGTAATGTCGGCCAAGTTAACTACTCCTCAATGAAATCAGCTCTTGGCGGTATGACAAAAACGCTTTCAAAAGAGTTAGGACGCCACAAAATTAATGTCAATTGTGTTGCTTTTGGTGTGATAGAAACACGACTCACTCAAGCAACAGATGAAAAGAAAACCATAGTGGTTGATGGTAATGAGGTGGGCATTGGCATTCCGGAAAAGGTCAGTGCGGGCTTTTCTAAAATGGTGCCTCTGGGACGAAGTGGTACTGCTCGCGAGGCTGCAGATGCCATTTACTTATTTTGCACACCGGAATCTAATTATATCAGTGGTCAAACCGTCATTGTTGGCGGTGGATTAAGAATGTAA
- a CDS encoding TonB-dependent receptor, translated as MAKTFLSVSIASALMAAPTYAEESGQVAVEDKEIEVIEVRGGQRVQTLREVPASVSVLTGDSLKQMKINKLGDVSQSLPNVSISENAIQDTISIRGVNSDLQAGGEQSVGIFVDGVYHGRGVQSRFSFMDVDAIEVLRGPQGSLFGKNTIGGVISILPAQPTDYLEAKLTAAHEIEFDKTDYSGYVSGALNESGSLTGRLAFQTSETKEGWVENLATSKKFPVQEEDAFRGILNWQINDQFKLNLRVEQGEFENNGASYENPHLNDDFPLTALIRQMGAEDDNDGKNLISNQNYPGLGRNGKDKDYFMAADYNENALKAEYRTEEGTITALLAQSKYDFVRTQDADLGPLPLMQLSETEDYTQDSAELRFVSKDDENFEYLFGAYWQSSELRVDAVTDVATAQGTPVAMQLAALNFAPEYAVTSRLNGLHQDTETLAIFGQVSVGFAENFKLDFAARYSEEEKTGKQFVDVYGGAGDGVKSGSAFSSPAEYYVWSIALLEATVHDTPIEREENLFSPSVSLSWQQSDTANYYASVSKGFKGGGFNSFAMSAETGEIEYENEKAISSEIGAKFEFFDGDLMLNTAIFSVDYEDMQTTLFTGGTTFVVDNAAKATSRGLEAEMRWVLNDNFLLDVNLGYIDFEFEDYTNAGCTGLQIAQSGLNGAACALAGINDLSGKTTQDVPELTMSASLQHEFAFNEYEVISRLDLNYSDEYFATADLDPLTKQDAFTLVNFSASLTSVESNWQADLIVKNITDESYYYYAADMPLFAGSHFASYSIPRTVTVQLSYLFE; from the coding sequence ATGGCAAAAACGTTTTTAAGTGTATCTATTGCAAGTGCCTTAATGGCTGCACCAACTTATGCCGAAGAATCAGGTCAAGTTGCAGTAGAAGACAAAGAAATAGAAGTGATTGAAGTTAGGGGTGGTCAAAGAGTGCAAACCTTGAGAGAAGTGCCCGCATCAGTATCTGTGTTAACAGGTGATTCACTAAAGCAAATGAAAATAAACAAATTAGGTGATGTATCGCAATCATTACCTAACGTCAGTATTTCTGAAAACGCAATCCAAGACACTATTTCAATCCGTGGAGTTAACTCCGATCTGCAAGCGGGTGGCGAGCAGTCTGTCGGTATATTTGTCGACGGTGTATACCATGGTCGCGGTGTGCAATCTCGTTTTTCTTTTATGGATGTTGATGCTATTGAGGTGCTACGTGGCCCACAAGGTAGTTTATTTGGCAAAAATACCATCGGCGGCGTTATCAGTATATTACCGGCGCAACCTACTGATTATTTAGAAGCAAAATTAACTGCAGCCCACGAAATTGAATTCGATAAAACTGACTATTCTGGTTATGTATCTGGCGCGCTAAATGAGAGTGGTTCGTTAACGGGTCGCTTAGCTTTTCAAACATCTGAAACTAAAGAAGGTTGGGTAGAGAATTTAGCTACTTCCAAGAAGTTTCCTGTGCAAGAAGAAGACGCTTTTCGTGGTATTTTGAACTGGCAAATAAATGACCAATTCAAGCTTAACCTCAGAGTAGAACAAGGCGAGTTTGAGAATAACGGCGCCTCATATGAAAACCCACATCTGAATGATGACTTCCCGTTAACCGCACTTATTAGACAAATGGGTGCCGAAGATGACAACGATGGGAAGAACTTAATTTCCAATCAAAATTACCCAGGTCTTGGTCGCAACGGTAAAGACAAAGACTATTTTATGGCCGCTGATTATAACGAGAATGCCCTTAAAGCGGAATATAGAACCGAAGAAGGCACAATTACGGCACTTCTTGCACAATCAAAGTATGATTTTGTCCGTACTCAAGATGCTGATTTAGGGCCTTTGCCATTAATGCAACTGAGCGAAACAGAAGATTATACGCAAGACAGCGCTGAGCTTAGGTTTGTTTCAAAAGATGATGAGAATTTTGAATATCTATTCGGCGCTTATTGGCAAAGTAGTGAATTGCGCGTAGATGCAGTCACTGATGTCGCGACCGCTCAAGGTACACCTGTTGCCATGCAATTGGCAGCGTTAAATTTTGCCCCTGAATATGCGGTGACCAGTCGACTAAATGGATTGCATCAAGACACAGAAACATTAGCTATTTTTGGCCAAGTATCCGTCGGGTTTGCTGAAAACTTTAAACTAGATTTTGCGGCTCGTTATTCCGAAGAAGAGAAGACAGGTAAACAGTTTGTTGATGTCTACGGTGGCGCAGGTGATGGTGTGAAATCAGGTTCAGCTTTTTCAAGCCCCGCGGAATATTATGTTTGGAGCATTGCATTGTTAGAAGCTACCGTGCATGACACCCCGATTGAACGTGAAGAAAACCTATTTTCTCCTTCAGTGAGTCTTTCCTGGCAGCAATCTGATACCGCAAACTACTACGCTTCAGTTTCAAAAGGATTTAAAGGCGGTGGATTCAACTCATTTGCAATGTCAGCAGAAACGGGTGAGATAGAATACGAAAATGAAAAAGCAATCTCTTCTGAAATTGGTGCTAAGTTTGAATTTTTTGACGGAGATTTAATGCTCAATACCGCCATATTCTCTGTTGACTATGAGGATATGCAAACAACCTTATTTACAGGTGGCACTACGTTTGTTGTTGATAATGCAGCAAAAGCGACGTCCAGAGGGCTTGAAGCAGAAATGAGGTGGGTACTTAATGATAATTTTCTTTTGGATGTTAACTTAGGTTATATCGATTTTGAATTTGAAGACTACACTAATGCAGGTTGTACAGGTCTTCAAATCGCACAATCTGGGTTAAATGGTGCGGCATGTGCTTTGGCTGGTATTAATGATCTTAGCGGTAAAACCACGCAAGATGTTCCTGAGTTAACAATGTCTGCGAGCTTACAACATGAGTTTGCTTTCAACGAATATGAAGTGATTAGTCGCCTTGACCTTAATTACAGCGATGAATACTTTGCCACGGCTGACCTTGACCCATTGACAAAGCAAGATGCGTTTACCTTGGTAAATTTCTCTGCCAGTTTGACTTCGGTTGAAAGTAACTGGCAGGCGGACTTAATTGTTAAGAATATTACTGACGAGTCGTATTACTACTACGCTGCTGATATGCCATTATTTGCGGGTTCACACTTCGCAAGCTACAGCATACCTCGAACGGTAACTGTGCAGCTTAGCTACTTGTTTGAGTAG